A stretch of the Corvus moneduloides isolate bCorMon1 chromosome 8, bCorMon1.pri, whole genome shotgun sequence genome encodes the following:
- the RGS10 gene encoding regulator of G-protein signaling 10 isoform X4: protein MFNRAVSRLSRKRPPSEINDIEGHPSSSHQTLKGTSKWATSLESLLEDPEGVKRFREFLKKEFSEENVLFWLACEEFKKTQGKKQMQEKAKEIYMTFLSSKASSQVNVEGQSRLSETILETPHPLMFQKLQDQIFNLMKYDSYSRFLKSDIFLNHKKSEEQEENSPEAQTAAKRASRIYNT, encoded by the exons ATGTTCAACCGGGCCGTGAGCCGGCTCAGCAGGAAGCGGCCGCCCTCAG agaTAAATGACATCGAGGGCCACCCAAGCAGCAGCCACCAAACCTTGAAAGGCACCTCGAAATGGGCCACATCCCTGGAGAGCCTCCTCGAAGACCCGGAAGGAGTGAAACGGTTTAGG gaatttttaaagaaagaatttagTGAAGAAAACGTTTTGTTCTGGTTAGCATGTGaagaatttaagaaaacacagggaaaaaagcag ATGCAGGAAAAAGCTAAAGAAATTTACATGACTTTCCTGTCCAGTAAAGCTTCCTCCCAAGTCAATGTTGAAGGGCAGTCCCGTTTGAGTGAGACCATCCTGGAGACACCTCACCCTCTCATGTTTCAGAAGCTCCAGGACCAG ATATTCAATCTCATGAAGTATGACAGCTACAGCCGCTTCCTGAAGTCAGACATATTCCTAAACCATAAGAAGAGCGAGGAGCAAGAGGAGAACTCACCTGAGGCTCAGACTGCAGCTAAAAGAGCGTCAAGAATTTACAACACATGA
- the RGS10 gene encoding regulator of G-protein signaling 10 isoform X5, translated as MLGYMEKINDIEGHPSSSHQTLKGTSKWATSLESLLEDPEGVKRFREFLKKEFSEENVLFWLACEEFKKTQGKKQMQEKAKEIYMTFLSSKASSQVNVEGQSRLSETILETPHPLMFQKLQDQIFNLMKYDSYSRFLKSDIFLNHKKSEEQEENSPEAQTAAKRASRIYNT; from the exons ATGCTTGGATACATGGAAA agaTAAATGACATCGAGGGCCACCCAAGCAGCAGCCACCAAACCTTGAAAGGCACCTCGAAATGGGCCACATCCCTGGAGAGCCTCCTCGAAGACCCGGAAGGAGTGAAACGGTTTAGG gaatttttaaagaaagaatttagTGAAGAAAACGTTTTGTTCTGGTTAGCATGTGaagaatttaagaaaacacagggaaaaaagcag ATGCAGGAAAAAGCTAAAGAAATTTACATGACTTTCCTGTCCAGTAAAGCTTCCTCCCAAGTCAATGTTGAAGGGCAGTCCCGTTTGAGTGAGACCATCCTGGAGACACCTCACCCTCTCATGTTTCAGAAGCTCCAGGACCAG ATATTCAATCTCATGAAGTATGACAGCTACAGCCGCTTCCTGAAGTCAGACATATTCCTAAACCATAAGAAGAGCGAGGAGCAAGAGGAGAACTCACCTGAGGCTCAGACTGCAGCTAAAAGAGCGTCAAGAATTTACAACACATGA